Proteins from a genomic interval of Gemmatimonadaceae bacterium:
- a CDS encoding leucine zipper domain-containing protein, translating into MPWLETSPVEERIQFIGDALSDRFTMSELCARYGISRRIGYKWLARYEEEGRRGLGDRSRAPHHCPHRIDGELADIICEFRRQHPFWGARKLLRVLATRNPRVKNWPAPSTTADLLARHGLVAKRRRRRPHQHPGVVPPTTRAPNDLWTADFKGEFKTGNGIYCYPLTIADQHTRFLLTCHGLLSTQTVTARPVFERAFRDYGLPLAIRTDNGVPFATQAIHGLSYLNVWWMRLGIQHQRILPGRPDQNGAHERMHRTLKRQAVHPVKKTVARSRGSSIHSVRNTTTSVLTRG; encoded by the coding sequence ATGCCTTGGTTGGAGACGTCACCTGTGGAAGAGCGAATACAGTTTATTGGCGATGCACTCAGCGATCGCTTCACGATGTCGGAGCTCTGTGCTCGGTACGGCATCAGCCGCCGGATCGGCTACAAGTGGCTGGCGCGGTACGAAGAGGAAGGACGACGGGGGCTTGGCGATCGAAGCCGAGCTCCTCACCACTGTCCGCACCGCATCGATGGTGAGCTCGCAGATATCATCTGCGAGTTTCGGCGTCAGCATCCCTTCTGGGGAGCGCGAAAGCTTCTGCGTGTTCTCGCTACCAGGAATCCCAGAGTGAAGAACTGGCCGGCACCGAGTACGACCGCGGATTTGCTCGCCCGCCACGGTCTGGTTGCGAAGCGGCGGCGCCGCCGGCCGCATCAACATCCGGGAGTTGTACCTCCCACGACTCGAGCTCCCAACGATCTCTGGACTGCAGACTTCAAGGGCGAGTTCAAAACTGGCAATGGGATTTACTGCTATCCGCTCACCATCGCAGACCAGCACACGCGGTTTCTGCTCACCTGTCACGGTCTACTATCAACTCAGACAGTTACCGCACGGCCGGTGTTCGAAAGAGCCTTCCGTGACTATGGGCTACCGCTCGCAATCCGCACCGACAATGGCGTGCCTTTCGCAACTCAGGCCATTCACGGATTATCGTATCTCAACGTGTGGTGGATGCGTCTTGGCATTCAGCATCAGCGCATCCTGCCTGGACGACCCGACCAGAACGGCGCTCACGAGCGAATGCACCGCACACTGAAGCGTCAGGCCGTCCACCCGGTGAAGAAGACTGTTGCGCGCAGCAGAGGGTCTTCGATTCATTCCGTCAGGAATACAACGACGTCCGTCCTCACGAGAGGCTGA
- a CDS encoding serine hydrolase has product MRIRAVATALLFVTPAPLSLGAQQPSVETRLQGFDGYMEKILKDWNVPGIGVGVVVKDRLVFAKGYGYRDYGKKIPFTPTTTMPIASNTKLFTSIAAGLLVDEGKLDWDKPIRKYVPSIEFYNDDLNRTVTIRDMLAHRTGITRHDNIWYKSDFGQKDLFQRIKYLEPTEPMRQTFIYNNMMYVGAGYATELLSGKPWDVFVRERLLIPLGMTSTIFSIAEMRKQPDHGVPYTERRDNFELYAAPYYEEDVGVAPAGAMISNIRDVSRWLIALMNGGKLEGKQVIPASVIKATLMPSIALPNTGLEVRGWGELLNAAYGMGRWMTSYRGHLLANHGGDLPGFHSQVSMMPQDSIGVVVFVIGDHAAPLYNVVSYNVYERLLGMSLTPWSERQLAIRLKNKEAGKLARTKAGGGRALGTKPSHKITDYVGEFEHPAYGVLTVTMADTSLMYDFHKVRLPLSHFHYDRFDTPDDEREGKSSVNFLTNPQGEIDRAEMSLDQAAVVFTRRVPASLASAATLRQYLGSYETPSGNKFDVVLRTDGTLAIQYANGSFQNLIPWQPHRFRIKEFPDVIFEFVVANGRATALKQSDPSGEFTFVRKGS; this is encoded by the coding sequence ATGCGCATTCGTGCCGTCGCTACCGCTCTCCTCTTCGTTACACCTGCGCCTCTATCACTAGGCGCGCAGCAGCCCTCCGTCGAAACACGGCTTCAGGGCTTCGACGGCTACATGGAGAAGATTCTCAAGGACTGGAATGTTCCTGGCATCGGCGTCGGGGTAGTCGTGAAGGACCGGCTCGTCTTCGCGAAGGGCTACGGCTATCGCGATTACGGAAAGAAGATCCCGTTCACACCGACGACGACGATGCCGATCGCGTCAAATACCAAACTGTTCACATCCATAGCTGCCGGGCTGCTTGTGGACGAAGGGAAGCTGGATTGGGACAAACCCATTCGTAAGTACGTACCGAGCATCGAGTTTTACAACGACGATCTGAATCGAACTGTGACGATTCGCGACATGCTGGCGCACCGTACCGGCATCACACGTCACGACAACATCTGGTACAAATCGGACTTCGGTCAGAAGGATTTATTCCAGCGGATCAAGTATCTCGAACCGACCGAGCCCATGCGCCAGACGTTCATCTACAACAACATGATGTACGTCGGCGCGGGATACGCGACCGAGCTGCTGAGCGGCAAGCCCTGGGACGTATTCGTGCGGGAGCGGCTGCTCATCCCACTCGGCATGACGAGCACAATCTTCAGCATCGCCGAGATGCGGAAGCAGCCTGATCACGGCGTTCCGTACACCGAGAGGCGCGACAACTTCGAACTGTATGCGGCGCCGTATTACGAGGAAGACGTCGGCGTTGCACCGGCTGGCGCGATGATCTCCAACATCCGCGATGTATCGCGCTGGCTCATCGCGCTCATGAACGGCGGGAAGCTGGAGGGCAAGCAGGTGATCCCCGCGAGCGTCATCAAGGCAACGCTCATGCCGTCGATCGCGTTGCCGAATACAGGACTCGAGGTGCGCGGCTGGGGCGAGTTGCTCAACGCGGCCTATGGGATGGGGCGCTGGATGACGTCGTATCGCGGCCATTTGCTCGCCAATCACGGCGGCGATCTGCCGGGCTTCCATTCGCAAGTCTCAATGATGCCCCAGGACAGCATTGGGGTCGTCGTGTTCGTGATTGGAGACCACGCCGCGCCGCTGTACAATGTCGTCTCATACAACGTGTACGAGCGCCTCCTTGGGATGAGTCTCACGCCGTGGAGTGAGCGACAGCTCGCGATTCGGCTGAAGAACAAGGAGGCCGGGAAGCTCGCGCGCACGAAGGCTGGCGGCGGCCGTGCCCTTGGTACGAAACCGTCGCACAAGATCACCGATTACGTCGGTGAGTTCGAGCATCCCGCCTACGGCGTCCTAACCGTGACGATGGCCGATACCTCGCTCATGTACGACTTCCACAAGGTCAGGCTGCCGTTGAGCCATTTCCACTATGACCGGTTTGATACGCCGGACGACGAGCGCGAGGGCAAGTCATCGGTGAATTTTCTGACGAACCCACAGGGTGAGATCGACAGGGCTGAGATGTCGCTCGACCAGGCAGCAGTCGTATTCACCCGTCGTGTTCCAGCGTCTCTGGCGAGCGCAGCGACATTGCGGCAGTATCTCGGGTCCTACGAAACGCCAAGCGGCAACAAGTTCGACGTGGTGCTGCGCACCGACGGCACGCTTGCCATTCAGTACGCGAACGGCTCCTTCCAGAACCTCATCCCGTGGCAGCCGCACCGCTTCCGAATCAAAGAATTCCCGGATGTCATCTTCGAGTTTGTCGTCGCTAACGGACGCGCAACAGCCTTGAAGCAGTCTGACCCGTCAGGAGAGTTCACCTTCGTTCGAAAGGGATCATAA
- a CDS encoding GMC family oxidoreductase, whose protein sequence is MQSTQYDAIVVGSGISGGWAAKELAEKGLRVLMLERGRNVEHVKDYVNATKGAWEYAHRGGRTQSMEELYPVLKRDYPLNETNLAFWASDKDSPYTEVKRFDWYRGYQVGGRSLMWGRQSYRHGDLDFAANAREGIAIDWPIRYAEIAPWYDLVEKHAGISGSTEGLPQLPDGQFQPAMPLNCGEELVAGRLSKLYNGRRRIIPGRCANLSQALPGRAACQYRNACWLGCPYGAYFSTQSSTLPAAAKTGRMTLKPWAIVSEVLYDRDKKRSTGVRVLDAVSEQTTDYTARVVFLCASTLNSTWLLMRSATDVWPGGLGSSSGELGHNLMDHHFRCGASGKLDGLEDKYYYGRRPTGFYIPRYRNLFGDKRDYLRGFGYQGSAGRAGWSRAVAELGVGGGFKDAMSEPGRWDIGATAFGEMLPSHGNQIALDQAKKDKWGLPVLKIDCATGENERLMRKDMINDMADMLEQCGVKNVNAYDNEYFPGMGIHEMGTARMGSDPKSSVLNKWNQVWDAPNVFVTDGSGMVSGSCVNPSLTYMALTARAADHAVSELNRRNL, encoded by the coding sequence ATGCAGTCGACACAATACGATGCGATCGTCGTCGGATCCGGAATCTCCGGCGGCTGGGCCGCCAAGGAGCTCGCCGAGAAGGGGCTTCGCGTGCTGATGCTCGAGCGCGGCCGCAACGTCGAGCACGTCAAGGACTACGTCAACGCGACGAAGGGCGCATGGGAGTACGCTCATCGCGGCGGCCGCACTCAGTCGATGGAAGAGCTGTATCCGGTGCTCAAGCGTGACTACCCGCTGAACGAGACGAACCTCGCATTCTGGGCTTCCGACAAGGACTCACCGTACACGGAAGTGAAGCGCTTCGACTGGTATCGCGGCTACCAGGTAGGCGGCCGCTCGCTTATGTGGGGACGCCAGAGCTACCGGCACGGTGACCTCGACTTTGCTGCCAACGCGCGCGAAGGAATCGCCATCGACTGGCCGATTCGCTACGCCGAGATCGCGCCGTGGTACGACCTTGTCGAGAAACACGCCGGCATCTCGGGATCAACTGAAGGTTTGCCGCAATTGCCGGACGGACAATTCCAGCCGGCAATGCCTCTCAACTGCGGCGAGGAATTGGTGGCCGGACGTTTGTCGAAATTGTACAACGGACGCCGCCGCATCATCCCTGGACGGTGCGCCAACCTCAGCCAGGCACTTCCCGGACGTGCAGCATGCCAGTACAGGAACGCGTGCTGGCTCGGCTGTCCATACGGCGCCTATTTCAGCACACAGTCCTCTACGCTTCCCGCAGCGGCGAAGACGGGACGTATGACACTCAAGCCGTGGGCGATCGTCAGCGAGGTGCTCTACGACCGCGACAAGAAACGCTCGACGGGTGTGCGGGTCCTCGACGCCGTCAGCGAACAGACGACCGACTACACGGCGCGCGTCGTTTTCCTTTGCGCTTCGACGCTCAACTCCACCTGGCTCCTCATGCGCTCTGCAACCGACGTCTGGCCCGGCGGACTCGGCAGCAGCTCAGGCGAGCTGGGCCACAATCTCATGGACCACCATTTCCGATGCGGTGCGTCGGGAAAGCTCGACGGCTTGGAGGACAAATATTACTACGGCCGCCGCCCCACCGGGTTCTACATTCCACGATACCGCAATCTGTTTGGCGACAAGCGCGACTACCTCCGGGGGTTTGGGTATCAGGGCAGCGCTGGGCGAGCGGGCTGGTCACGCGCGGTCGCGGAGCTTGGCGTTGGCGGCGGATTCAAGGACGCGATGTCGGAGCCCGGCCGGTGGGATATTGGCGCGACAGCGTTCGGCGAGATGCTTCCAAGTCACGGCAATCAGATCGCGCTCGATCAGGCGAAGAAGGACAAATGGGGACTTCCGGTTCTCAAGATCGACTGCGCCACCGGTGAGAATGAGCGCCTCATGCGCAAAGACATGATCAACGACATGGCGGACATGCTCGAGCAGTGCGGCGTGAAGAACGTGAACGCATACGACAACGAGTACTTCCCGGGCATGGGCATCCATGAGATGGGCACGGCACGCATGGGGAGTGATCCGAAGTCGTCGGTCCTCAACAAGTGGAACCAGGTTTGGGATGCACCAAACGTCTTTGTCACCGACGGCTCAGGCATGGTATCCGGCTCGTGCGTGAATCCTTCACTGACTTACATGGCGCTAACCGCCCGCGCGGCAGACCACGCGGTGAGCGAGCTGAATCGCCGCAACCTCTGA
- a CDS encoding gluconate 2-dehydrogenase subunit 3 family protein — translation MAQYQDESDRLGGIALIDRREAIRRVALFLGGTTLVGGSALLTACERERPQAPATGPVGEFTSADIAYLDEIAETILPETKTPGAKAAKTGAFMALMVTDSYSAPDQKIFRDGMLKLDEASRKETNATFMAATPEQRLAVLSKLDREQRIQSDSRAAASRKARGLPPAKQEEQAEQAEPEKHLPDQRRELAPGSDVGAATAITADTPSHYFRMMKELALLGYFTSEIGCTQAQRYMESPGRFDPCTEYRPGEKAWAPHA, via the coding sequence ATGGCCCAGTATCAGGACGAAAGCGATCGTCTCGGAGGGATTGCGTTGATCGACCGGCGCGAGGCAATTCGGCGCGTCGCGCTATTCCTCGGAGGCACCACACTCGTGGGCGGCAGCGCGCTTCTTACTGCATGCGAGCGAGAGCGTCCGCAGGCTCCGGCGACAGGTCCCGTTGGTGAGTTTACTTCCGCCGACATCGCATATCTCGACGAGATTGCAGAGACGATTCTTCCGGAGACGAAAACTCCGGGCGCCAAGGCTGCGAAGACTGGCGCATTCATGGCTCTCATGGTCACGGACAGCTACAGCGCGCCCGACCAGAAGATCTTCCGTGACGGCATGCTCAAGCTGGACGAAGCGAGCCGTAAGGAGACCAACGCGACGTTCATGGCCGCGACGCCGGAACAGCGGCTCGCGGTGCTATCGAAGCTCGATCGCGAGCAGAGGATCCAAAGTGACTCGAGAGCCGCTGCGAGTCGTAAGGCGCGCGGTCTCCCGCCCGCGAAACAAGAGGAACAGGCGGAACAGGCGGAGCCCGAGAAGCATCTTCCCGACCAGCGTCGGGAGCTCGCTCCGGGCTCGGACGTCGGCGCAGCAACGGCGATCACTGCAGACACGCCGTCGCACTACTTCCGGATGATGAAAGAGCTCGCGCTGCTCGGCTACTTCACGTCGGAGATCGGCTGCACGCAAGCGCAGCGGTACATGGAGTCGCCGGGCCGCTTCGATCCGTGCACCGAGTATCGTCCCGGGGAGAAGGCCTGGGCGCCGCACGCCTGA
- a CDS encoding S-adenosylmethionine:tRNA ribosyltransferase-isomerase, which yields MIALEARLEFQVSDELAAREPPEVRGLARDQVRLMVSRTSDDAITHTRFFDFPDFMNSGDVVVVNASATINAALDAERAAGDGRTRDIVLHLSTPLSENRWVVELRQHAEKGTTPLFDAEPGELVHLPAGATARLVAPYLADPDAYPAGRVRLWIAELTLPDHSTTYTAQYGMPIRYSYVRKSWPLSYYQTIFSAESGSAEMPSAGRGFTHEIVERLARKGVRIAPLVLHTGVSSLEVDEPPYPERYRVPNSTALAINSARSRGARVVAVGTTVVRALETVADADGRLKSGQGWTDLVITPERGLLVVDAILTGLHEPKASHLSMLEALAGSEHLALAYEAALHHHYLWHEFGDLHLITS from the coding sequence GTGATCGCGCTGGAGGCGCGCCTCGAGTTTCAGGTCTCCGATGAGCTCGCGGCGCGCGAGCCACCGGAAGTGCGCGGGCTGGCGCGCGATCAGGTGCGCCTGATGGTATCGCGCACGAGTGACGACGCCATCACTCACACGCGCTTCTTCGACTTCCCGGATTTCATGAACTCGGGCGATGTGGTCGTGGTCAACGCGAGCGCGACCATCAACGCAGCGCTTGACGCGGAGCGCGCGGCGGGCGACGGACGCACGAGAGACATCGTGCTGCATCTTTCAACACCGCTCTCTGAAAACCGGTGGGTCGTGGAATTGCGGCAGCACGCGGAGAAGGGAACGACTCCGCTCTTCGATGCCGAGCCTGGTGAGCTCGTTCATCTTCCCGCCGGCGCGACGGCCAGGCTCGTCGCTCCGTATCTGGCTGATCCCGATGCGTATCCAGCTGGGCGGGTGAGACTCTGGATCGCTGAGCTGACCCTGCCTGACCATTCAACTACATACACTGCGCAGTACGGGATGCCGATCCGGTACTCATATGTGCGAAAGTCGTGGCCGCTATCGTATTACCAGACGATCTTCTCGGCGGAATCCGGAAGCGCCGAAATGCCATCGGCCGGGCGAGGATTCACCCACGAGATCGTCGAGCGCCTTGCTCGGAAAGGAGTGCGAATTGCGCCGCTCGTGCTGCACACTGGCGTGTCGAGCCTCGAAGTGGACGAGCCGCCGTATCCCGAACGCTATCGTGTGCCGAATTCGACGGCGTTGGCGATCAACTCGGCGCGCTCACGTGGCGCGCGAGTCGTCGCCGTTGGAACGACCGTCGTGCGAGCGCTGGAGACTGTTGCCGATGCCGACGGTCGCCTGAAGAGCGGTCAAGGCTGGACCGATCTCGTCATCACTCCTGAACGCGGACTTCTCGTGGTCGATGCGATTCTCACGGGGCTGCACGAGCCAAAAGCTTCGCATCTCTCGATGCTGGAGGCGCTGGCGGGAAGCGAGCATCTCGCTCTCGCGTACGAAGCGGCGTTACATCACCACTATCTGTGGCACGAGTTCGGCGACTTGCATCTAATCACCAGCTGA
- a CDS encoding SDR family oxidoreductase yields the protein MKDRSREKTALITGASRGLGLALARGLATRGWNLILTARDTERLRSVRDELAARTHVAALAGDVTEPAHREALAVLARGHAGLDAVINNAGALGPSPQPELLDYPLDVLTAVFEANVVAPLGILQAVRNALKPDARVINVTSDAGVNAYPGWGGYGSSKAALEQLSAVLAAENPSVKVYWVDPGDLRTDMQQAAFPGEDISDRPLPEARVPAFITLLEGNLPSGRYLAAALGAADAVAA from the coding sequence GTGAAAGACCGCTCCAGAGAAAAGACCGCACTGATCACCGGCGCGTCGCGAGGCCTCGGACTCGCGCTCGCTCGCGGCCTCGCGACCCGCGGCTGGAATCTCATCCTTACGGCGCGCGACACCGAACGCCTTCGCTCCGTGCGTGACGAGCTCGCGGCACGAACGCACGTCGCCGCGCTCGCCGGTGACGTCACCGAGCCGGCGCACCGAGAGGCGCTCGCAGTTCTCGCCCGCGGACACGCCGGGCTCGATGCGGTCATCAACAACGCTGGCGCATTGGGTCCCAGTCCTCAGCCGGAGCTGCTCGATTATCCACTCGACGTGCTCACCGCTGTATTCGAAGCCAATGTCGTCGCCCCGCTTGGCATCCTGCAGGCGGTGCGGAACGCGCTCAAGCCGGACGCTCGTGTCATCAACGTGACGAGCGACGCCGGAGTCAACGCCTACCCCGGTTGGGGAGGGTATGGCTCGAGCAAGGCCGCACTGGAGCAGCTGTCCGCCGTGCTCGCCGCGGAAAACCCCTCGGTAAAAGTCTACTGGGTCGATCCCGGCGATTTGCGCACCGACATGCAGCAGGCTGCGTTTCCCGGCGAGGACATCAGCGATCGTCCGCTTCCCGAGGCGCGTGTGCCGGCGTTCATCACGCTTCTTGAGGGCAACCTGCCGAGCGGGCGGTACCTTGCGGCGGCGCTCGGTGCCGCTGATGCGGTAGCAGCGTGA
- the soxR gene encoding redox-sensitive transcriptional activator SoxR: protein MDDLLLIGEVARRSGVAASALRFYEERGLITSDRTIGGQRRYQRAVLRRIAFIVFAQRVGLTLEEIRTELAKLPPHRAPTGRDWSRLSKTWTSRIDERIEELERLRAGLTQCIGCGCLSLDRCQLSNPGDWAGRLGPGPRYWIGDRPSR, encoded by the coding sequence ATGGACGATCTTCTTCTGATTGGCGAGGTCGCGCGCCGCAGCGGCGTTGCAGCTTCGGCGCTCCGCTTCTACGAGGAGCGAGGGCTCATCACATCAGACCGCACCATCGGCGGACAACGGCGCTATCAGCGGGCAGTCCTGCGACGGATTGCATTCATTGTCTTTGCGCAGCGAGTGGGACTCACGCTGGAGGAGATCCGCACGGAGCTCGCGAAGCTTCCGCCGCATCGCGCGCCAACGGGCCGCGACTGGTCCCGACTCTCAAAAACGTGGACATCGCGAATCGATGAGCGCATCGAAGAGCTCGAGCGCCTCAGAGCCGGACTCACTCAATGCATCGGCTGCGGCTGTCTTTCACTCGACCGTTGCCAGCTCTCGAACCCCGGCGACTGGGCCGGTCGCCTTGGACCGGGTCCACGCTACTGGATCGGGGACCGGCCGAGTCGATGA
- a CDS encoding CPBP family intramembrane glutamic endopeptidase produces MDRVHATGSGTGRVDEVDLTPRLLVFFAITFAASWLCWIAFLAISGGTPASNPAVAVAATAIFLLGVFAPGLTAIALTARNEGRAAVEALLGRILKWDVGARWYVFAIGYIPVIKLLAAAVHRVATGQWPRFGQEPLYLMLAAILISTWVQAGEEIGWRGYALPRLSEHFGLPISSITLGIIWATWHLPLFFFPESSTLGQSFPLYLLQVTAISVTMAWLYWRTGGSLLLVMLFHAAANNLKDIVPSTAPAAAGIFAFSGSLVGWLTVTFLWIGAAFFLIQMSGTASLRSLSK; encoded by the coding sequence TTGGACCGGGTCCACGCTACTGGATCGGGGACCGGCCGAGTCGATGAGGTAGACCTTACGCCCCGCCTTCTCGTTTTCTTTGCGATCACGTTTGCGGCGTCGTGGCTCTGCTGGATCGCTTTCCTTGCAATATCCGGTGGAACCCCGGCGAGCAACCCAGCTGTTGCGGTGGCCGCTACGGCAATATTCCTTCTTGGCGTTTTCGCGCCCGGGCTGACCGCCATCGCTCTAACCGCACGAAATGAGGGACGCGCCGCAGTCGAAGCTCTGCTCGGCCGGATTCTCAAGTGGGACGTCGGCGCGCGATGGTACGTCTTCGCGATCGGCTACATCCCAGTGATCAAGCTTCTGGCCGCAGCGGTGCATCGCGTGGCGACCGGTCAATGGCCGCGCTTCGGTCAGGAGCCGCTTTACCTGATGCTGGCTGCGATTCTGATCTCGACGTGGGTACAGGCCGGCGAAGAAATCGGATGGCGAGGCTATGCCCTTCCCCGCCTGTCCGAGCACTTCGGTCTTCCGATCTCCAGCATCACCCTTGGCATCATCTGGGCGACGTGGCACCTGCCGCTGTTTTTCTTTCCCGAGAGCAGCACTCTGGGCCAGTCGTTCCCGCTCTATCTGCTGCAGGTGACCGCCATCTCCGTCACAATGGCCTGGCTCTACTGGCGCACCGGCGGAAGTCTGCTTCTTGTCATGCTATTCCATGCAGCCGCGAACAACCTCAAGGATATCGTTCCATCTACTGCACCTGCTGCGGCCGGTATTTTCGCCTTCAGCGGCTCGCTCGTTGGCTGGCTGACCGTCACGTTCCTGTGGATTGGAGCAGCGTTCTTTCTCATTCAGATGTCCGGAACTGCGAGCCTCAGAAGCTTATCCAAGTGA
- a CDS encoding VOC family protein, protein MLLGLRTVIYKVSDLDRAKEWYSATFGVAPYFDESFYVGFNIGGFELGLDPSIAKQGPGPGGALAYWGVRDLKGLLADLTAKGVRVRGKLQNVGDGILVASIEDPFGNLIGLIENPHFTLAQESHDA, encoded by the coding sequence ATGCTACTCGGTCTGCGCACAGTGATCTACAAGGTCTCCGACCTCGACCGCGCGAAGGAATGGTACAGTGCCACCTTCGGCGTCGCCCCCTACTTCGACGAGTCCTTTTACGTGGGATTCAATATTGGCGGCTTCGAACTGGGGTTGGATCCCAGCATCGCGAAACAGGGACCGGGCCCGGGCGGTGCATTGGCCTACTGGGGTGTGCGTGACCTGAAGGGTCTGCTCGCCGATTTGACAGCGAAGGGCGTGAGGGTTCGCGGCAAGCTCCAGAACGTGGGTGACGGGATTCTGGTGGCGAGCATAGAAGATCCATTCGGCAACCTCATAGGTCTCATCGAGAATCCCCACTTCACACTCGCACAGGAATCACACGATGCCTGA